In Candidatus Binataceae bacterium, a single genomic region encodes these proteins:
- a CDS encoding class I SAM-dependent methyltransferase: MPSESISSREELREQYKTPVNFNARVRLHGRFSTNRGGMFRFVFDQMKLPADARVLELGSGTALFWRGNQERIPTGWRITLSDYSAGMLDDVRRTVASIPHRFTFMQIDAQSLPFPDRSFDAVIANHMLYHVPDIARALNEIRRVLKPGSCCYAATMGLNNMREFDELAQRFLGISTNRAARRFGLETGLEHMQKVFPHVEVRKIDDALNVTEAQPLIDYIDSTRLGKLASEEQKRAFKAFAEAEIRAHGALHFKKDTGVLIATA; this comes from the coding sequence ATGCCATCGGAAAGCATTTCCAGCCGCGAGGAGTTGCGCGAGCAGTACAAGACTCCCGTCAACTTCAACGCTCGGGTCAGGCTGCACGGACGCTTCAGCACCAATCGCGGCGGGATGTTCCGCTTCGTCTTCGATCAGATGAAACTCCCTGCCGATGCGCGCGTCCTCGAACTCGGATCCGGCACGGCGCTTTTCTGGCGCGGCAACCAGGAGCGAATCCCTACCGGATGGCGCATCACGCTCTCTGATTATTCAGCCGGGATGCTCGACGACGTGCGGCGCACCGTCGCGTCGATCCCGCATCGGTTCACTTTCATGCAGATCGACGCGCAGTCGCTGCCTTTTCCAGATCGCTCCTTCGATGCAGTTATCGCCAACCACATGCTCTATCACGTGCCCGACATAGCGCGCGCGCTGAACGAGATTCGCCGCGTGCTCAAGCCGGGAAGCTGCTGTTATGCGGCAACGATGGGGCTCAACAACATGCGTGAATTCGACGAGCTGGCCCAGCGCTTCCTCGGCATCTCCACGAATCGCGCGGCGCGCCGGTTCGGCCTCGAAACCGGGCTCGAGCACATGCAGAAGGTTTTCCCGCACGTCGAAGTCCGCAAAATCGATGATGCTCTCAATGTCACCGAGGCGCAGCCGCTCATCGATTACATCGATTCGACGCGACTCGGTAAGCTCGCGAGCGAGGAGCAGAAGCGCGCATTCAAGGCATTCGCTGAGGCCGAAATTCGCGCGCACGGCGCGCTTCATTTCAAGAAGGACACCGGCGTTCTTATCGCCACGGCTTGA
- a CDS encoding AAA family ATPase, whose translation MTQSETVTLLFSDIVNSAEHLERAGDEAGERLFHIQHRLMSDAIEASGGRELQWMGDGVLASFGSTADAVTCAMRMQQASHSAPEGANFALRVGLHVGEVIRREDGYFGTTIVIARRLCDKADTGQILCSRTVAELLSARSSFEFRDIGNHMLKGIAAPVGVCELIYELTNPAAMLNRTPFVGREQQIKWLGTKLDDLMNGRGAVTMLRGEAGIGKTRLLEEFSQIAATSGVTVLRGACYDGEWQRPYGPFAEAITEYARNSDRSELAAIIGKRAGVLARMAPVLNDLIDDVATPDAIGGEDEQFRLYDAVAQFFIGITAHAPLVLILDDLHWADRGVTSMLNHVAHFTPKYPILVIGAYRDAEVNRQHPLTAALAAISRLRGFEAVTLKGLKGEDVAALLERIAHQDAPQALTSALGHATEGNPLFLREVLLNLFEEGKILVEGKSWASSLNVDELRIPEGVRQVINQRLSRLSESAKELLSVASAFNGSFSFEVATATAGLDEDTALTAIDEALEAQLLRAGATHDTFDFTHSLLRHTLYANLNPVRRARLHRRIAEEMERAWGERAGQHAAEVAFHFWRAAAAKGTDKGAQYALAAADNAAASYAHDDVATFLRIALDLLPPVDPRRSQTLARLSQALTWALDAEAALTTANEAGALILKTAGPDAAADYYEQTARAMYTAGLTRPAWQLAKVGLRYIGARRDITWASLTDIDINRAEGEDPNGPGVALDSPESRALAEVLRALPQEEVASRNIELIHLSREQLLADPAPGPRLVMMTGDYRVAEATWRQQASESERRGAIAHAVRAWAGVARCQNMIGNFPEAQAAFDHATAMAARIARPTFGRLALHAARVEMHLAMNEDIKQLVEDIRKAFGGGDEEILDMIQGMGPEGKWGMSLGFAYSARSFAAAGQSEIALNFLSMLPNAIERGAPWALNYVGTICMAATTIWSLKRTDYIEIIERNLREKVLKPDFHFPMSDSRLCLARLCALQGRYDEASQWFDKSRDFLDTHGSRTLRSIADYDEALMYLRRGEAGDPMRALSFLHKAHDQFEQLGMSGWIRATERLASRHSLNLNNL comes from the coding sequence ATGACTCAATCAGAGACCGTAACTCTGCTTTTCAGCGACATCGTCAACTCGGCCGAGCATCTCGAGCGGGCCGGCGATGAGGCGGGGGAGCGGCTCTTCCATATTCAACATCGGCTGATGAGCGATGCGATCGAGGCCTCTGGCGGCAGGGAACTGCAATGGATGGGCGACGGCGTGCTCGCGTCGTTCGGCTCGACCGCGGACGCGGTGACCTGCGCGATGCGAATGCAGCAGGCGTCGCATAGCGCGCCGGAGGGGGCGAACTTTGCCCTGCGCGTCGGCCTTCACGTTGGTGAAGTGATTCGCCGTGAAGACGGATACTTCGGTACGACAATTGTGATCGCACGCCGGCTCTGCGACAAAGCGGACACCGGCCAGATCCTTTGCAGCCGCACGGTTGCGGAACTGCTCTCCGCGCGCAGCTCATTTGAGTTTCGCGACATCGGAAATCACATGCTCAAAGGAATCGCAGCGCCGGTCGGCGTGTGCGAGCTGATTTATGAGCTGACGAATCCGGCCGCGATGCTCAACCGGACGCCATTCGTCGGGCGCGAGCAGCAGATCAAATGGCTAGGTACGAAGCTCGACGATCTGATGAACGGACGCGGTGCGGTGACGATGCTGCGCGGCGAAGCCGGTATCGGCAAGACTCGCCTGCTCGAGGAGTTCAGCCAGATTGCCGCGACCAGCGGCGTCACCGTTTTGCGCGGCGCCTGCTACGACGGCGAATGGCAACGGCCCTACGGCCCATTCGCAGAAGCGATCACCGAGTATGCACGCAATTCCGATCGCTCCGAGCTCGCCGCCATAATCGGCAAGCGCGCGGGAGTGCTCGCCCGCATGGCACCGGTGCTGAACGATCTGATCGACGACGTCGCGACACCGGACGCAATTGGCGGCGAAGACGAGCAGTTCCGGCTCTATGATGCGGTCGCGCAGTTCTTCATCGGGATCACAGCCCATGCCCCGTTGGTCCTCATTCTTGACGATTTGCACTGGGCGGACCGCGGCGTTACTTCGATGCTGAATCATGTTGCGCATTTCACGCCGAAGTATCCGATCCTGGTCATCGGTGCGTATCGCGACGCCGAAGTGAACCGGCAGCATCCGCTTACCGCCGCGTTGGCGGCGATCAGCCGCCTTCGAGGCTTCGAGGCGGTGACGCTCAAGGGCCTCAAGGGCGAGGACGTAGCGGCCTTGCTCGAACGAATCGCCCATCAGGATGCACCGCAGGCGCTCACCAGCGCCCTCGGCCATGCGACCGAGGGTAATCCGCTCTTTCTGCGCGAGGTCCTCCTCAACCTGTTCGAGGAAGGCAAGATTCTTGTTGAAGGAAAGAGTTGGGCATCCAGTCTGAACGTTGATGAGCTGCGAATTCCGGAGGGCGTGCGCCAGGTTATCAACCAGCGACTCTCGCGCCTCTCAGAGAGTGCCAAAGAACTGCTTTCGGTTGCGTCGGCATTCAACGGATCGTTCTCGTTCGAGGTAGCCACGGCGACCGCCGGACTCGACGAGGACACCGCGCTGACCGCGATCGACGAAGCGCTGGAGGCGCAACTGCTGCGCGCGGGCGCCACGCACGATACATTCGATTTCACCCATTCGCTGCTGCGGCATACGTTGTACGCGAACCTGAACCCGGTGCGGCGCGCGCGGCTCCATCGCAGGATCGCCGAAGAAATGGAACGCGCGTGGGGCGAGCGCGCTGGACAGCACGCCGCGGAAGTCGCTTTCCACTTCTGGCGCGCTGCGGCCGCGAAGGGAACCGACAAGGGCGCGCAGTATGCGCTCGCCGCCGCGGATAACGCGGCCGCGTCGTACGCGCACGACGATGTTGCGACCTTCCTGCGAATCGCGCTCGATCTCCTGCCGCCGGTCGATCCGCGGCGGAGCCAGACCCTCGCGCGACTCAGCCAGGCTCTGACCTGGGCGCTCGATGCTGAAGCTGCGCTCACCACTGCTAACGAAGCCGGCGCGCTGATCCTGAAAACCGCGGGCCCCGATGCGGCGGCGGACTACTACGAGCAGACGGCGCGCGCGATGTACACTGCAGGACTGACGCGACCGGCCTGGCAGTTAGCTAAAGTGGGACTTCGATATATCGGCGCCCGGCGCGACATCACTTGGGCGAGTCTGACCGATATCGACATCAATCGCGCCGAGGGCGAGGACCCGAACGGCCCCGGCGTCGCGCTTGATAGCCCGGAGAGTCGGGCATTGGCGGAGGTCCTCCGCGCTTTGCCGCAGGAAGAAGTCGCGTCGCGCAATATCGAGTTGATACATCTTTCGCGCGAGCAACTTCTCGCCGATCCGGCCCCCGGTCCCCGCCTCGTCATGATGACCGGTGACTATCGTGTTGCCGAGGCTACTTGGCGCCAGCAGGCCAGCGAGAGTGAGCGCCGCGGCGCGATCGCGCACGCGGTCAGAGCGTGGGCGGGAGTCGCGCGATGCCAGAACATGATCGGCAATTTTCCCGAGGCTCAGGCGGCGTTCGATCACGCCACTGCGATGGCGGCGCGAATCGCGCGGCCGACGTTCGGGCGGCTGGCGCTCCACGCGGCACGCGTCGAAATGCATCTGGCAATGAACGAAGATATCAAGCAGCTGGTCGAGGACATCCGCAAGGCTTTCGGCGGTGGCGACGAGGAAATCCTCGATATGATCCAGGGCATGGGACCGGAAGGAAAATGGGGGATGTCGCTGGGCTTCGCCTACAGCGCGCGGTCATTCGCCGCGGCTGGTCAAAGCGAAATCGCGCTCAACTTCCTGAGCATGTTGCCAAATGCAATCGAGCGCGGCGCCCCCTGGGCTCTCAACTACGTTGGTACGATCTGCATGGCGGCCACGACGATCTGGTCGCTCAAGCGCACCGATTACATCGAGATAATCGAGCGCAACCTGCGCGAGAAAGTGCTCAAGCCGGATTTCCATTTTCCGATGAGCGATTCGCGGCTGTGTCTTGCCCGGCTCTGCGCGTTGCAAGGCCGCTACGACGAAGCATCGCAATGGTTCGACAAGTCGCGCGATTTTCTCGATACGCACGGCTCGCGCACGCTGCGCTCGATCGCCGATTACGACGAAGCCCTGATGTACCTGCGGCGCGGCGAAGCCGGCGATCCAATGCGCGCACTTTCGTTTCTGCACAAGGCGCACGATCAGTTCGAACAGCTTGGAATGAGCGGATGGATCAGAGCCACCGAGCGGCTGGCTTCGAGGCACTCTCTAAACCTGAATAACCTCTGA